From Deinococcus betulae, the proteins below share one genomic window:
- a CDS encoding potassium channel family protein: protein MKSKQCLVIGLGRFGTAVATTLYEMGHEVVAIDQQEENVERVMNLVTYAAIVDASDERALRTLGVGDFDVVVVAIGTDVQANILATMNAKSLGAPYVVTKAIDEMARRVLERIGADLVIRPEHDMGVRLARQIATPNIVDTLDLGGDYAIVEIEANERLKGTLRDLNLTGRFSVQVIAISRAGKIEVTPRAEDELRPHDKLVVIGTSHNLDDLRRYLGE from the coding sequence ATGAAAAGTAAACAATGCCTCGTGATTGGGCTGGGCCGCTTTGGCACCGCCGTCGCCACCACCCTCTATGAGATGGGCCATGAGGTCGTGGCCATTGACCAGCAGGAGGAAAACGTGGAGCGGGTGATGAATCTGGTCACGTACGCCGCCATCGTGGACGCCAGCGACGAGCGCGCCCTGCGGACCCTGGGCGTGGGCGACTTTGACGTGGTGGTGGTGGCCATCGGCACGGACGTGCAGGCCAACATTCTGGCCACCATGAATGCCAAGAGCCTGGGCGCGCCCTACGTCGTGACCAAGGCCATTGACGAGATGGCCCGCCGGGTCCTGGAGCGCATCGGGGCTGACCTGGTGATTCGGCCCGAACACGACATGGGCGTGCGCCTGGCCCGTCAGATTGCCACCCCCAACATCGTGGATACGCTGGACCTGGGCGGCGACTACGCCATTGTGGAAATCGAGGCCAATGAGCGCTTAAAGGGCACCCTGCGCGACCTAAACCTGACCGGCCGTTTCAGCGTGCAGGTGATTGCCATCAGCCGGGCGGGCAAGATTGAGGTGACCCCCCGCGCCGAGGACGAGCTGCGCCCCCACGACAAGCTGGTCGTGATCGGCACCAGTCACAACCTCGACGACCTGCGCCGCTACCTGGGCGAGTAG
- a CDS encoding DUF3084 domain-containing protein: MLWLFLPFVVVLSGVVAYAADTIARKAGRRHLRWFGLRPKQTALVVAVLSGMGISAASLAAFLLLNRSAVNTIAQADQLRPQLEALRLDIRAAQAAQQAAQQARDQAQQEAAKLRGQQETAQNALGAARDDLSAARRDLNAARAAEQTLKTQATGLQARVSALTATREQLEARAAQSRAQLAQSEAALKASQTRAQTLDAQVVDLNARVALAEYEAQAAQTRAQVAQADAEAAQSAAETAQARAAQTQTQAREAQARAQGQARAAQAEAQAAQTQARQAQAQVQALEASRQTASQALTQASRNLTQARADLGRAQTQQKDAQAAVTRLTTERATLQTQRDQAAREAAKVRADLKTLQVQQAELKNSNEALGRDLAKARESLGKLQDEYSSSRAELSATRNTDLAYPKNELVYAAVVPSVRNLDTFLQDAGRSALGRGARGTPAVRLSAGARSALETKLRGLNVSTFVQCRAAQNAAAGLPVELTCDARPNTTLFRSNEIIRRASVSLGASPRALQEQISDLVKDAVLDVTSRGVPSEYVQGLDVNEFVDLLTRLNSRSGTAVVGIAARSDVKPGSRVDLYPVLP, encoded by the coding sequence GTTCGGGCTGCGGCCCAAGCAGACGGCGCTGGTGGTGGCGGTGCTGTCGGGCATGGGCATCAGTGCGGCGAGTCTGGCCGCGTTTTTGTTGCTCAACCGCTCGGCAGTGAACACCATTGCCCAGGCCGATCAGCTGCGCCCTCAGCTCGAGGCGCTGCGGCTGGACATCCGCGCGGCCCAGGCGGCCCAGCAGGCCGCCCAGCAGGCGCGTGACCAGGCCCAGCAGGAAGCCGCAAAATTGCGCGGGCAGCAGGAGACCGCCCAGAACGCCCTGGGCGCGGCGAGGGACGACCTGAGCGCCGCGCGGCGCGACCTGAACGCGGCCCGCGCCGCTGAGCAGACTCTGAAGACCCAGGCCACCGGCCTGCAGGCCCGCGTGAGTGCCCTGACGGCCACCCGCGAGCAGCTGGAAGCCCGCGCCGCCCAGAGCCGGGCCCAGTTGGCGCAGTCCGAGGCCGCCCTGAAGGCCAGTCAGACCCGCGCGCAGACCCTGGACGCCCAGGTGGTTGACCTCAATGCCCGCGTGGCCCTGGCTGAATATGAGGCGCAGGCCGCCCAGACCCGCGCCCAGGTGGCCCAGGCCGACGCCGAAGCGGCCCAGAGTGCCGCCGAGACCGCGCAGGCCCGCGCCGCGCAGACCCAGACGCAGGCCCGCGAGGCCCAGGCGCGTGCCCAGGGTCAGGCGCGCGCTGCACAGGCCGAGGCGCAGGCCGCCCAGACGCAGGCCCGCCAGGCCCAGGCTCAGGTACAGGCGCTGGAAGCCTCACGGCAGACGGCCAGTCAGGCGCTGACCCAGGCCAGCCGCAACCTGACCCAGGCCAGGGCCGACCTGGGGCGCGCGCAGACCCAGCAGAAAGACGCGCAGGCGGCCGTGACCCGCCTCACCACCGAGCGCGCCACCCTGCAGACCCAGCGCGATCAGGCGGCCCGCGAGGCGGCCAAAGTCCGCGCCGACCTCAAGACCTTGCAGGTGCAGCAGGCCGAGCTGAAAAACAGCAACGAGGCCCTGGGCCGCGACCTGGCCAAAGCCCGCGAGAGCCTGGGCAAGCTGCAAGACGAGTATTCCAGCAGCCGCGCCGAGCTGAGTGCCACCCGCAATACCGACCTGGCCTACCCCAAGAACGAACTGGTGTACGCGGCGGTCGTGCCCAGCGTGCGAAACCTCGACACCTTCTTGCAAGATGCCGGGCGCAGCGCCCTGGGCCGGGGCGCCCGGGGCACGCCCGCCGTGCGCCTGAGTGCGGGTGCCCGCAGCGCCCTGGAAACCAAGCTGCGTGGCCTGAACGTCAGCACCTTCGTGCAGTGCCGCGCCGCGCAGAACGCCGCCGCTGGCCTGCCAGTCGAACTCACCTGCGACGCCCGGCCCAACACCACCCTGTTCCGGAGCAACGAGATTATTCGCCGGGCTAGTGTGAGCCTGGGGGCCAGCCCCCGCGCCCTTCAGGAACAAATCAGTGACCTTGTGAAAGACGCCGTGCTGGACGTGACCTCGCGCGGGGTGCCCAGCGAATATGTGCAGGGCCTGGATGTCAACGAGTTTGTGGACCTGCTCACCCGCCTGAACAGCCGCAGTGGCACAGCCGTCGTAGGGATTGCCGCCCGCAGTGACGTCAAGCCCGGGAGCCGGGTGGACCTCTATCCCGTGCTGCCGTAA
- the rdgB gene encoding RdgB/HAM1 family non-canonical purine NTP pyrophosphatase has protein sequence MLATGNAGKVREIEEALVGVNWTLSPLGGLPLPPETGRTYEENAAMKACFVAHMTGQPALADDSGIEVEALGGEPGVYSARFGNRENDTERNVYLLEKLRGQANRRAKFVSVVILAYPDGHVETYRGELPGTLLEGPRGDNGFGYDPLFVPEGQTRTLAEMTVAEKRALSHRGQALKKLLEVHQHGSPVRGAPPVTRD, from the coding sequence ATGCTGGCGACGGGCAACGCCGGCAAGGTGCGGGAAATAGAGGAGGCGCTGGTGGGTGTGAACTGGACGCTCAGCCCCCTGGGCGGTCTGCCGCTGCCTCCCGAAACCGGACGCACCTATGAGGAAAACGCGGCCATGAAGGCCTGCTTTGTGGCCCACATGACGGGTCAGCCGGCGCTGGCCGACGACAGCGGCATTGAGGTCGAGGCGCTGGGCGGCGAACCTGGCGTCTACTCGGCGCGCTTTGGCAACCGCGAGAATGACACAGAGCGCAACGTCTACCTGCTGGAAAAACTGCGGGGACAGGCGAACCGCCGCGCCAAGTTCGTGTCGGTGGTCATCCTGGCTTACCCGGACGGGCACGTGGAAACCTACCGGGGCGAACTGCCCGGCACCCTGCTTGAAGGCCCGCGCGGCGACAACGGCTTTGGCTACGACCCCCTGTTTGTCCCGGAAGGGCAGACCCGCACCCTGGCCGAAATGACGGTGGCCGAGAAGCGCGCCCTGAGCCATCGGGGTCAGGCGCTGAAAAAGTTGCTGGAGGTTCACCAGCACGGCAGCCCCGTGCGCGGCGCCCCGCCCGTGACCCGCGACTGA
- a CDS encoding D-alanyl-D-alanine carboxypeptidase/D-alanyl-D-alanine-endopeptidase, protein MARRLFSAASFLWLLRRVWLGLVCWLGMSSAQAPVVSAPLRLSREPGLSAPVRAALAAVPANVQVGVLVLDLQTRAVLEAQRPDQSLSAASTTKLVTAASVLAERGGATGFWTTELTVPAPQVGRAQVSSLTLRGSGDPGLGVTGPYSLRALAEQAAARGVRQVGEVRVEDQVLKAGGWPNDLLGEPVTALRLAEWRTRPPLSAAEARTRLGAALKAELRRAGIQVASEDVPSAPAYIPYLPPARTDERGQPLAPDPLIPPARRAEQGVASVRSASPYRLLAATLRPSDNALAEALLGTLAHRPGGNGTRAGALARERTWLRRMGLDLTGVALADGSGLSRGNRLTPRALVTLLRVQYDLPHPLPGRAGLPAALYRTRGNAFIEALPQAGTGTATPAGVRRGGTLAGRLVGAGLDVRAKTGTLPGVSALAGYVTARSGHPLAFAVLMNGPEDAPILTLRAAQDDLVRALAASY, encoded by the coding sequence ATGGCCCGGAGACTTTTCTCTGCGGCCTCCTTTTTGTGGCTCCTGCGCCGCGTGTGGCTGGGTCTGGTGTGCTGGCTGGGCATGAGCAGCGCGCAGGCTCCTGTGGTGTCAGCGCCGCTGCGCCTGAGCCGCGAACCGGGGCTGAGCGCGCCGGTCAGGGCGGCGCTGGCCGCTGTGCCCGCAAACGTGCAGGTGGGTGTGCTGGTGCTGGACCTTCAGACGCGCGCGGTGCTGGAGGCGCAGCGGCCAGACCAGAGCCTGAGTGCCGCCAGCACCACCAAACTGGTCACGGCCGCCAGTGTGCTGGCTGAACGGGGCGGGGCCACGGGCTTCTGGACCACCGAGCTGACGGTGCCGGCCCCGCAGGTGGGCCGCGCCCAGGTGTCCAGTCTGACCCTGCGCGGCAGCGGTGACCCTGGCCTGGGCGTTACGGGGCCCTACAGCCTGCGGGCGCTGGCGGAGCAGGCGGCCGCGCGCGGTGTCCGGCAGGTGGGCGAGGTGCGTGTGGAGGATCAGGTCCTGAAGGCTGGAGGCTGGCCCAATGACCTACTGGGCGAACCGGTCACGGCCCTGCGTCTGGCCGAGTGGCGCACCCGCCCGCCCCTCAGCGCCGCCGAGGCCCGCACGCGGCTGGGCGCTGCGCTGAAAGCAGAACTGCGGCGGGCCGGGATTCAGGTGGCTTCAGAGGACGTTCCCTCGGCCCCGGCTTACATTCCTTATCTTCCGCCGGCCCGCACGGACGAGCGCGGGCAGCCGCTTGCTCCTGACCCCCTGATTCCCCCTGCCCGCCGCGCCGAACAGGGGGTGGCCAGCGTGCGCAGCGCCTCGCCGTATCGTCTGCTGGCGGCCACCCTGCGGCCCAGCGACAACGCGCTGGCCGAGGCCCTGCTGGGCACCCTGGCCCACCGTCCCGGCGGCAACGGCACCCGGGCAGGTGCCCTGGCGCGTGAGCGGACATGGCTGCGCCGGATGGGGCTGGACCTGACCGGCGTGGCGCTGGCCGACGGCAGCGGCCTCAGCCGGGGCAACCGCCTGACCCCGCGCGCCCTGGTCACGCTGCTGCGCGTGCAGTACGACCTGCCGCACCCGCTGCCGGGCCGCGCCGGGCTCCCGGCGGCCCTTTACCGCACGCGCGGCAACGCCTTTATAGAGGCGCTGCCGCAGGCTGGGACCGGCACCGCCACGCCAGCTGGGGTGCGGCGCGGCGGCACACTGGCCGGGCGGCTGGTCGGCGCAGGGCTGGACGTGCGGGCCAAGACCGGCACCCTCCCAGGGGTCAGTGCCCTGGCCGGTTATGTCACGGCGCGCAGTGGGCACCCGCTGGCCTTCGCGGTGCTGATGAACGGTCCAGAAGACGCACCGATCCTGACCCTGCGCGCGGCCCAGGACGATCTGGTGCGTGCCCTGGCCGCCAGCTACTGA
- a CDS encoding IS630 family transposase (programmed frameshift), translated as MAEWQPTRYTRAQLEERRLAAAKWLQEGKYAHREIAEHFGVSVVTVTTWNARLKKRGTLQATVAPGRQSRMTSAQHAQLRTLLQEGALAHGFPDETWTTRRVSELIGGRFAIWYHHDHVRNLLHQLGWTPQLPNGRAAERNELRIATWKEQTAPELKKKVAEGATLIYLDEVGFALKGVRRRTWSIRGVTPLVTLPANWEKLSTIGAITSDGRFFQNTKAGAINSGNVTQFLQHLLRHVTGEMVVVLDNASIHRATAVQAFVASHERLSLEYLPPYAPELNPIELVWAYIKRNVLGNFCARTVGLLKQKLARAWQRVRYVKLPRQLLNTNLYRDQ; from the exons ATGGCGGAATGGCAGCCGACCCGATATACCCGTGCCCAACTCGAAGAGCGTCGACTGGCCGCTGCGAAGTGGCTGCAAGAGGGCAAGTACGCCCACCGCGAAATCGCTGAGCATTTTGGAGTCTCCGTCGTGACCGTCACCACCTGGAATGCACGCCTGAAGAAGAGAGGGACCCTTCAGGCGACGGTCGCTCCCGGTCGCCAGTCACGGATGACCTCTGCACAGCACGCGCAACTGCGCACCCTCCTTCAGGAGGGTGCGCTCGCCCATGGGTTCCCCGACGAGACCTGGACCACTCGTCGGGTGAGTGAGTTGATTGGCGGGCGGTTTGCGATCTGGTATCACCACGATCACGTCCGCAACCTTCTGCACCAGTTGGGCTGGACCCCACAACTGCCGAATGGACGCGCCGCAGAGCGCAACGAGCTGCGGATTGCCACCTGGAAAGAACAGACGGCACCCGAGTTG AAAAAAAAGGTCGCTGAGGGCGCCACGCTGATCTATCTGGATGAGGTGGGCTTTGCGTTGAAGGGGGTGCGACGACGGACATGGTCGATCAGGGGCGTCACGCCCCTGGTCACACTCCCCGCAAACTGGGAGAAGCTGTCGACGATTGGGGCGATCACATCAGATGGACGCTTCTTTCAGAACACCAAAGCTGGCGCCATCAACAGTGGCAATGTCACCCAGTTTCTTCAACATCTGCTGCGTCATGTGACTGGCGAGATGGTCGTCGTGCTGGACAACGCGAGCATTCACCGAGCCACAGCTGTACAAGCGTTCGTGGCAAGCCACGAACGCTTGTCGCTGGAATATTTGCCGCCATATGCCCCGGAGCTGAATCCGATCGAGTTGGTCTGGGCCTATATAAAGCGCAATGTTCTGGGCAACTTTTGTGCCCGTACAGTCGGGCTGTTGAAGCAGAAGCTGGCGAGGGCTTGGCAGCGTGTGCGATACGTCAAGCTGCCACGACAACTTCTCAATACGAATCTATACCGCGATCAATAA
- a CDS encoding TrkH family potassium uptake protein: MKLPSLRRRMARRPRRGLLTRVRPPQLIALVYLLGIALGTAALHLPGMTRPEANLSTVDLLFTATSAVCITGLVVADTSEAFTRAGQVTILVLAQIGGLGIITFGTLFALLAGRRVNFSERQHLAQQVNALNVGSVLGLVRIIFLYTLAAQAAGTLLLSWRFVPQFGLGEGLYQAVFHAISAYNNAGFVVLPGGMTPYVTDPLVSGVIALLIVLGGLGFLVQLNLITHWQAPRRNRMLVYSRLTLWTTGVLLVAGTGLLLALEWARAGTLGPLSAPAKLLAAFFQSVTPRSGGFATVDMTALSSASIFLMVALMFIGANSGSTGGGIKTSTFAILLGSAWNLIRGRTELVVFGRLVLPENVVRAGTITTIYTLLVFGSFFLMLVTNPALGFTPLLFETVSAAATVGLSLNVTPHLNDAGLLILSTLMYLGRIGPVTFAVALNLRQPPVKGVKYPPERDILVG; the protein is encoded by the coding sequence ATGAAACTGCCCAGCCTGCGCCGCCGCATGGCTCGTCGGCCCCGGCGGGGCCTGCTGACCCGGGTGCGCCCCCCACAGCTGATTGCGCTGGTGTATCTGCTGGGCATCGCCCTGGGCACCGCCGCGCTGCACCTGCCCGGCATGACCCGCCCGGAAGCCAACCTGTCCACCGTGGACCTGCTGTTTACCGCCACCAGCGCGGTGTGTATTACGGGCCTGGTGGTGGCCGACACCAGCGAGGCCTTTACCCGCGCCGGACAGGTCACGATTCTGGTCCTGGCGCAGATTGGGGGGCTGGGCATCATCACCTTCGGCACCCTGTTCGCCCTGCTGGCCGGGCGGCGCGTGAATTTCAGCGAGCGGCAGCACCTCGCCCAGCAGGTGAATGCGCTGAACGTGGGCAGCGTGCTCGGCCTGGTCCGAATCATTTTTCTGTACACCTTGGCGGCGCAGGCGGCGGGCACCCTGCTGCTGTCGTGGCGCTTCGTGCCGCAGTTCGGGCTGGGCGAGGGTCTGTATCAGGCGGTCTTTCACGCCATCAGCGCCTATAACAATGCGGGGTTTGTGGTGCTGCCCGGCGGCATGACGCCGTATGTGACCGACCCGCTGGTCAGCGGCGTGATTGCCCTGCTGATCGTGCTGGGCGGGCTGGGCTTTCTGGTGCAGCTCAATCTGATTACCCACTGGCAGGCGCCCCGGCGTAACCGCATGCTGGTGTACAGCCGCCTGACCCTGTGGACCACGGGCGTGCTGCTGGTGGCCGGCACTGGCCTGCTGCTGGCGCTGGAATGGGCGCGGGCGGGCACCCTGGGGCCCCTGTCAGCTCCCGCCAAGCTGCTGGCCGCCTTTTTTCAGAGCGTCACGCCGCGCTCCGGGGGCTTTGCCACTGTGGACATGACGGCCCTGAGCAGCGCCAGCATCTTTCTGATGGTGGCCCTGATGTTTATCGGCGCCAACAGCGGCTCGACAGGCGGCGGCATCAAGACCAGCACCTTCGCCATTTTGCTGGGCAGCGCCTGGAACCTGATTCGGGGCCGCACCGAACTCGTGGTGTTTGGCCGGCTGGTGCTGCCCGAGAACGTGGTGCGCGCCGGGACGATTACGACGATCTACACCCTGCTGGTCTTCGGCTCGTTTTTTCTGATGCTGGTCACCAACCCGGCGCTGGGCTTTACCCCGCTGCTGTTTGAAACGGTCAGCGCCGCCGCCACCGTGGGCCTGAGCCTCAATGTCACGCCGCACCTGAACGACGCCGGCCTGCTGATTCTGAGCACCCTGATGTATCTGGGGCGTATCGGCCCAGTGACATTTGCCGTGGCCCTGAACCTGCGCCAGCCACCCGTGAAAGGCGTGAAGTATCCCCCCGAACGTGACATTCTGGTGGGCTGA
- a CDS encoding TrkH family potassium uptake protein yields the protein MTRPSPPPRPLTSGRANRTPLLLRLSPPQLIALSFAVAILVGGALLSLPITHGLNPDGTRRSVNFLQALFTATSALCVTGLNVIDPSKDFNRLGQTIIMGLIQVGGLGIITLGTAFALISRRRLNFTERLHAAHQVSALNAGGVLGLIRSIFIYTFVIEGVGAALLALRFVPQEGWGPGLFYALFHSVSAFNNAGFALYSDNVMGFVGDPLVSLVLALLIILGGTGFLVQLNVTAHLLSARRTRLMVHSKLVLTMMAALLLLGTLAYLVLEWNNPKTLGPLGLGERLLASFFQSVTTRTAGFNTLDYGAMGLTTLFITIILMFIGANPGSTGGGIKTSTFYVMMASAWSMVRGRRDTILFQRRIDTDTILRAMTVGLLSIGLVNLMLIALLLLNTRPDVLFVNLFFEAVSAFATVGLSMNTTPLLNPEQHLVLIALMFLGRIGPLTFAVAFNRPQGGALVRYPADKDILIG from the coding sequence ATGACCCGTCCCTCTCCGCCCCCGCGCCCCCTGACCTCTGGACGGGCCAACCGCACGCCTTTGCTGTTGCGGCTCAGCCCCCCCCAACTGATTGCGCTGTCGTTCGCGGTGGCCATCCTGGTGGGGGGCGCGCTGCTCAGTCTGCCCATCACGCATGGGCTCAACCCAGACGGCACGCGGCGCAGCGTCAACTTCTTGCAGGCGCTGTTTACCGCCACCAGCGCGCTGTGCGTCACGGGCCTGAATGTCATTGACCCCAGCAAGGATTTCAACCGGCTGGGGCAGACCATCATCATGGGGCTGATTCAGGTCGGCGGCCTGGGCATCATCACACTGGGGACGGCCTTCGCGCTGATTTCACGGCGGCGCCTGAACTTTACCGAGCGCCTGCACGCCGCCCATCAGGTGAGCGCCCTGAATGCAGGCGGGGTCCTGGGCCTCATCCGCTCTATTTTCATCTACACCTTTGTAATTGAGGGCGTGGGCGCGGCGCTGCTGGCCCTGCGCTTCGTGCCGCAGGAGGGCTGGGGCCCAGGCCTGTTCTACGCGCTGTTTCATTCGGTCAGCGCCTTTAACAACGCTGGGTTTGCGCTGTACAGCGACAACGTCATGGGCTTTGTGGGTGACCCGCTTGTGAGCTTGGTGCTGGCCCTGCTCATCATCCTGGGGGGCACTGGCTTCCTGGTTCAGCTCAATGTGACCGCCCACCTGCTGAGCGCCCGCCGTACCCGCCTGATGGTCCACAGCAAGCTGGTGCTGACCATGATGGCCGCTCTGCTGCTGCTGGGGACCCTGGCGTATCTGGTGCTGGAATGGAACAACCCCAAGACTCTGGGCCCACTGGGACTGGGGGAGCGCCTGCTGGCCAGCTTCTTTCAGAGCGTGACCACCCGCACGGCTGGCTTTAACACCCTGGATTACGGCGCGATGGGGCTGACCACCCTGTTCATCACAATTATTCTGATGTTCATCGGCGCCAACCCCGGCTCGACAGGCGGCGGCATCAAGACCAGCACCTTTTACGTCATGATGGCCTCGGCCTGGAGCATGGTGCGTGGGCGGCGTGACACCATCCTGTTTCAGCGGCGAATTGACACCGACACCATCCTGCGCGCCATGACCGTCGGCCTGCTGAGCATCGGTCTGGTCAACCTCATGTTGATTGCGCTGCTGCTGCTGAACACCCGGCCCGACGTGCTGTTCGTCAACCTGTTTTTCGAGGCCGTCAGCGCGTTTGCCACCGTCGGGCTGAGCATGAACACCACGCCGCTGCTCAATCCAGAGCAGCATCTGGTCCTCATTGCACTGATGTTTCTGGGGCGTATTGGGCCACTGACCTTTGCCGTGGCCTTTAACCGGCCCCAGGGGGGCGCCCTGGTCCGTTACCCCGCCGACAAGGACATTCTCATCGGATGA
- a CDS encoding ABC transporter substrate-binding protein, with amino-acid sequence MRRLALTALLALTAAPASAAPVRVEFWHAMTGVQGTVATYAREFNAAQDTYEVVPVAQGNYRELLPKLQAAAGTPKAPALVQLEFTQFPALAAAGRLTDLTRAAEALPDALQNDIYPAVWRTGQLGGRTYGLPWNVSVPVLLYNAGALKRAGLNAPETWAQLEAQSRTLATGGRRPLVAAADAWTFEANVLSRGGALVSGSAPRLNSPDAVEALTQLARMSAAGQAQPRTLNEATRAAFDFARGQNIFVLASVANWIDARKLPFFSLGVAPFPCEKEGACTVPLGGATLAVPAGTPAGEQAGALAFWQFLMQPARLANWVQTTAYVPPRRAAGPLLEDWYARNPQLKAAHAQIARAVPRPTTPDYAGWIALMEDALLKATTGKLSAKAALDEAQTRAEK; translated from the coding sequence ATGCGCCGCCTGGCCCTGACTGCTTTGCTTGCCCTGACCGCCGCCCCCGCCAGCGCCGCCCCTGTGCGCGTGGAGTTCTGGCACGCCATGACCGGCGTGCAGGGCACGGTGGCCACCTACGCCCGCGAATTCAATGCTGCTCAGGACACGTATGAGGTGGTCCCAGTGGCCCAGGGCAATTACCGCGAACTGCTGCCCAAGCTGCAGGCCGCCGCCGGCACCCCCAAAGCTCCGGCGCTGGTGCAGCTGGAATTCACGCAGTTTCCGGCGCTGGCCGCTGCTGGTCGCCTGACCGATCTCACCCGCGCCGCCGAGGCCCTGCCAGACGCCCTGCAAAACGATATTTACCCGGCGGTGTGGCGCACGGGCCAGCTGGGCGGGCGCACCTACGGCCTGCCGTGGAATGTCAGTGTGCCGGTCCTGCTGTACAACGCGGGCGCCCTGAAGCGGGCGGGCCTGAACGCCCCCGAAACCTGGGCGCAGTTAGAAGCGCAGTCCCGCACCCTGGCGACTGGGGGCCGGCGCCCGCTGGTGGCCGCCGCCGACGCCTGGACCTTTGAAGCCAATGTGCTGTCGCGCGGCGGCGCGCTTGTCAGCGGCAGTGCGCCGCGCCTGAACAGCCCGGACGCCGTGGAGGCCCTGACCCAGCTGGCCCGCATGAGCGCCGCTGGCCAGGCTCAGCCCCGCACCCTGAACGAGGCCACCCGCGCGGCCTTTGACTTTGCGCGTGGGCAGAATATCTTCGTGCTGGCCAGCGTGGCCAACTGGATCGACGCGCGCAAGCTGCCGTTTTTCAGCCTGGGCGTGGCGCCCTTTCCCTGCGAAAAGGAAGGGGCCTGCACCGTGCCGCTGGGCGGCGCGACCCTGGCGGTGCCGGCAGGTACCCCTGCGGGTGAACAGGCCGGCGCCCTGGCCTTCTGGCAATTTCTGATGCAGCCCGCCCGCCTGGCGAACTGGGTGCAGACTACGGCCTATGTGCCGCCCCGGCGCGCGGCTGGGCCACTGCTGGAGGACTGGTACGCCAGGAACCCGCAGCTCAAGGCTGCCCACGCCCAGATTGCCCGCGCCGTGCCGCGCCCTACCACGCCGGACTACGCGGGCTGGATTGCCCTGATGGAAGACGCCCTGCTCAAGGCCACCACCGGCAAATTAAGTGCGAAAGCGGCCCTGGACGAGGCCCAGACCCGCGCCGAAAAGTGA
- a CDS encoding methyltransferase domain-containing protein, which yields MPRPARPDRPAFSRRSPRPKPDHRTRQPAHEYELEALRGLEHVAVTELDTVPLARDIRGLRFWYPGDPERLSRLRSVVAAYRIRSWDVPRPRGLLGNQQLGELTDFLLGVAEVGGHRSFRLGAAGKESGVMQRLAEELQAGLNLPHDPQDGELLIRLRPQEDGPGWDVLARITPKPLSARPWRVCNMAGGLNATVAYAAHKLAGQRDQDRIFNPMSGSGTLLIERDLMGPSAAMVGVDLNPEAVRCAKSNIQAAGREIEVAVRDALHTELPARSFDLVMADLPWGDAISTHTDNEALYPAFLQEMHRLTSQRGRLCVITHEIRLFERVLSAQQKWHAHELFQVASGGHHPKAYLLSKRV from the coding sequence ATGCCGCGCCCCGCCCGCCCTGACCGCCCCGCCTTCTCCCGGCGCTCCCCGCGCCCCAAGCCGGACCACCGCACCCGCCAGCCGGCCCACGAATACGAGCTGGAAGCGCTGCGCGGCCTGGAGCATGTGGCGGTCACTGAGCTGGACACGGTGCCGCTGGCACGCGATATCCGGGGGCTGCGCTTCTGGTATCCCGGTGACCCCGAGCGCCTGTCCCGCCTGCGTTCGGTGGTGGCCGCTTACCGCATTCGCAGCTGGGACGTGCCGAGGCCACGCGGTTTGCTGGGCAATCAGCAGCTGGGCGAACTGACGGACTTTCTGCTGGGGGTGGCCGAGGTCGGCGGGCACCGCTCGTTCCGGCTGGGTGCGGCGGGCAAGGAGTCAGGGGTCATGCAGCGGCTGGCCGAGGAACTGCAGGCAGGTCTGAACCTCCCGCACGACCCGCAGGACGGCGAACTGCTGATCCGGCTGCGGCCACAGGAGGACGGCCCCGGTTGGGACGTGCTGGCGCGCATCACCCCCAAACCGCTGAGCGCGCGGCCCTGGCGGGTGTGCAACATGGCGGGCGGCCTGAATGCCACGGTGGCCTACGCGGCGCACAAGCTGGCCGGCCAGCGCGACCAGGACCGCATCTTTAACCCCATGAGCGGCAGCGGCACCTTGCTGATAGAACGCGACCTGATGGGGCCCAGCGCCGCCATGGTGGGCGTAGACCTGAACCCTGAAGCCGTGCGCTGCGCGAAAAGCAACATTCAGGCAGCGGGGCGCGAGATTGAGGTGGCGGTACGGGACGCCCTGCACACGGAACTGCCGGCCCGCTCCTTTGACCTCGTGATGGCGGACCTGCCCTGGGGCGACGCCATCAGCACTCACACAGACAACGAAGCGCTGTATCCGGCCTTCTTGCAGGAGATGCACCGCCTGACCAGCCAGCGCGGGCGCCTGTGTGTAATTACCCATGAGATTCGTTTGTTCGAGCGCGTCCTGAGTGCCCAGCAGAAGTGGCATGCCCACGAACTCTTTCAGGTGGCCAGTGGGGGACACCATCCGAAGGCCTATCTGCTGAGTAAGCGGGTGTAG